A window of the Lactuca sativa cultivar Salinas chromosome 7, Lsat_Salinas_v11, whole genome shotgun sequence genome harbors these coding sequences:
- the LOC111893976 gene encoding probable protein phosphatase 2C 9, with translation MGNLCCNSVSKFAGGQSSQGTGKGRGHQGSIKYGFNLAKGKANHPMEDYHVAKFIPHQGHEIGLFAIYDGHLGDSVPAYLQKHLFSNILKEGEFWTDPSRAILKAYERTDELILSHSPDLGRGGSTAVTALLIDGRKLWVANVGDSRAVLSKKGQAIQMSVDHEPNTERGSIENRGGFVSNMPGDVARVNGQLAVSRAFGDKNLKNHLRSDPDVTNADIDSTTEILILASDGLWKVMTNQEAVDIAIKIKDPQKASKELVAEALKRESKDDISCIVVRFS, from the exons ATGGGTAATTTATGCTGCAATTCCGTTTCAAAG TTTGCAGGCGGCCAATCATCACAAGGCACGGGTAAGGGGCGGGGCCACCAAGGATCCATCAAATATGGATTCAACTTAGCTAAAGGGAAAGCTAATCATCCAATGGAAGATTACCATGTGGCAAAATTTATTCCTCATCAAGGACATGAAATTGGACTATTTGCTATATATGATGGCCATTTGGGAGATAGTGTTCCCGCATATCTTCAAAAGCATTTATTCTCCAACATCCTAAAGGAG ggtgaattttggACAGATCCTAGTAGGGCAATTTTGAAAGCGTATGAAAGAACAGACGAATTGATTCTTTCTCATAGTCCTGATTTGGGAAGAGGTGGATCGACTGCTGTCACTGCACTTTTAATTGATGGTAGAAAATTATGGGTAGCAAATGTTGGAGATTCTCGGGCAGTTCTTTCTAAAAAAGGGCAGGCCATTCAAATGAGTGTTGATCATGAACCCAATACCGAAAGGGGCAGCATTGAAAACCGTGGAGGTTTTGTCTCCAACATGCCAG GAGATGTAGCAAGAGTGAATGGACAACTAGCAGTTTCACGTGCTTTTGGTGATAAAAATCTCAAGAATCATTTACGTTCTGATCCTGATGTAACAAATGCTGATATTGATTCAACTACAGAAATTCTCATCCTTGCTAGTGATGGATTATGGAag GTTATGACAAATCAAGAAGCAGTTGACATAGCAATTAAGATCAAGGATCCACAGAAGGCATCAAAGGAACTAGTGGCAGAAGCATTGAAAAGAGAAAGCAAAGATGATATTTCATGCATTGTGGTTCGTTTTAGCTGA